The Rhodothermaceae bacterium genome window below encodes:
- the aspS gene encoding aspartate--tRNA ligase produces MSGFSENITNQHPDRTHTCGKLSDVHLGEQVVLKGWVDTRRDLGGVIFVDLRDRYGLTQIVFSPQDNPAAHELADRLRSEYVISVMGFVALRSPETVNPKLPTGRIEVRVESLCILAESEALPFSISSHTQKTKLASEDLRLRYRYLDLRRPDLLQKMILRHQVYQVIHRYFDAEGFLEVETPTLMKSTPEGARDYLVPSRVHPGAFYALPQSPQTYKQLLMIGGLDKYVQIVKCFRDEDLRADRQPEFTQIDVEMAFATEDAIYSLTEGLMVALWDEVLGIKLPTPFPRLTYQDALWRYGSDKPDLRFDLQICNLSSAFKNSGFRVFDQALSAGGSVLGLVIPEFGDKGRGYMDRLDKTVVRKRIGAGGLIHVRIPSDGTPPNCSVKSHVLPEEFVTEAIQVSGAKTGDLLLILCGKWPTVQEQMGALRLHMARELGCIDESSWQFAWITEFPLLQWDEREKRYSAMHHPFTSPKTDDLELLSSDPAHVRARAYDIVLNGMEIGGGSIRIHDQKVQKQMFDTLGIPDEESEERFGFLLEALRYGAPPHGGIAMGLDRIVMLLSQSTSLREVIAFPKTQSAQEPMSGTPSTVEPERLSELNIRSVPEPE; encoded by the coding sequence ATGTCTGGCTTTTCCGAAAACATTACAAATCAACATCCAGATCGAACACATACCTGTGGCAAGCTCTCGGACGTACATCTAGGCGAGCAGGTTGTACTAAAAGGTTGGGTAGATACACGGCGTGATCTCGGAGGGGTCATTTTTGTAGATCTCCGGGATCGCTATGGCCTTACGCAAATCGTGTTCTCGCCTCAGGACAACCCCGCTGCGCATGAACTTGCAGACCGCCTGCGCAGCGAGTACGTCATATCCGTCATGGGCTTTGTCGCACTGCGCTCACCCGAAACCGTGAATCCCAAACTCCCAACGGGGAGGATTGAGGTTCGGGTTGAGAGCCTCTGTATTCTTGCCGAATCGGAGGCCTTACCATTTTCTATCTCCAGTCACACACAAAAGACGAAGCTAGCCTCTGAAGATCTGCGCCTGAGATATCGGTACCTTGATCTCAGGCGACCGGATTTGTTGCAGAAAATGATCCTGAGACATCAGGTTTACCAGGTGATCCACCGCTATTTTGATGCAGAGGGATTCCTTGAAGTGGAAACGCCAACCCTCATGAAATCAACGCCAGAAGGTGCACGCGACTATCTGGTTCCAAGCCGGGTGCATCCAGGGGCCTTCTACGCCCTTCCTCAGAGCCCACAGACCTATAAGCAGCTCCTGATGATCGGGGGATTGGACAAATATGTTCAGATTGTTAAATGCTTCAGAGATGAGGACCTGCGTGCCGACCGGCAACCGGAGTTCACGCAGATTGATGTGGAAATGGCCTTTGCAACGGAGGATGCAATCTATTCCCTGACCGAAGGCTTGATGGTAGCACTCTGGGACGAGGTTCTCGGCATTAAGCTGCCCACCCCTTTTCCGCGGCTGACCTACCAAGATGCACTCTGGAGATATGGCTCCGACAAGCCTGACCTGCGTTTTGATCTTCAGATATGCAATCTCAGTTCTGCGTTCAAAAATTCAGGATTCCGGGTATTCGATCAGGCCCTTTCTGCAGGAGGGTCGGTATTGGGGCTGGTTATTCCAGAGTTTGGCGACAAAGGCAGAGGATATATGGATCGCCTGGATAAGACGGTGGTGCGGAAACGAATCGGAGCCGGTGGCCTGATTCATGTGCGAATCCCTTCCGACGGCACCCCTCCAAACTGCTCTGTAAAAAGTCATGTACTTCCAGAGGAATTTGTAACCGAAGCAATCCAGGTATCTGGGGCCAAGACGGGAGATCTCCTGCTGATCCTTTGTGGCAAATGGCCCACGGTACAGGAGCAAATGGGAGCCCTCCGGCTGCATATGGCCCGCGAGCTTGGCTGTATCGATGAGAGCTCCTGGCAGTTTGCATGGATTACCGAATTTCCGCTGCTGCAATGGGATGAGCGGGAAAAACGCTATTCAGCCATGCACCATCCATTCACCTCCCCAAAAACAGATGATCTGGAGCTGCTTTCGAGCGATCCGGCACATGTTCGAGCCCGCGCCTATGATATCGTGCTCAATGGAATGGAGATTGGAGGAGGGTCAATCCGTATCCATGATCAAAAAGTTCAAAAACAGATGTTCGATACTCTGGGAATTCCCGACGAAGAGAGTGAAGAGCGATTTGGATTTTTACTGGAAGCTCTGCGTTATGGAGCCCCTCCGCATGGAGGAATCGCCATGGGGCTGGATCGGATTGTCATGCTACTTTCACAATCAACGTCTCTCCGTGAAGTGATTGCATTTCCAAAAACACAAAGTGCACAGGAGCCCATGTCTGGCACCCCCTCAACGGTTGAACCTGAACGACTCAGTGAATTAAACATTCGGTCTGTTCCGGAACCTGAATGA
- a CDS encoding peptide MFS transporter: MTTGTKPPHAAQWFGHPRGLSTLFFTELWERFSYYGMRALLVLFMTTAAAEGNPGLEFGEGKAGAIYGLYTFFVYVLALPGGWIADNLWGQRKAVFVGGCIIALGHFTMAGPLVGFPDNGSFFLGLMFIVIGTGLLKPNVSTMVGDLYPEGGARRDAGFSIFYMGINLGAFAGPILTGLLGEAYNWHYGFSLAGVGMIFGLIQYRMGTKYLGDAGLLKSDVSEDTLKRKTRVTYIVLASSFVIAAVAGTLLLQALPLETLAAWLGYAVIGIAVAFFAYLLIFTNHTKLEKKRLVVIFWLFILAAIFWSGFEQAGSSLNLFARDSTDRMLGGWELPASWLQSVNSTFIIILAPVFGSLWITLARLKRNPSIPAKFALGLLGLAGGFFVIAWGAANAEDGSLVSPVWLVVMYFLHTVGELSLSPVGLSSITKLAPVGRVGQMMGVWFIGTALGNLFAGLVAGQLETLDAAALFGNVAMIIGVSGVVALAAFPFIKRLMGDVD, encoded by the coding sequence ATGACAACAGGCACTAAACCCCCACATGCGGCACAATGGTTCGGCCATCCCCGGGGGCTTTCTACATTATTCTTTACGGAGCTCTGGGAGCGGTTTAGCTATTACGGGATGCGAGCGCTTTTGGTGCTATTTATGACGACTGCAGCTGCGGAAGGGAACCCGGGATTGGAGTTTGGGGAAGGCAAAGCTGGAGCGATCTACGGCTTATACACTTTTTTCGTGTACGTCCTGGCTTTACCTGGTGGATGGATTGCAGATAATCTTTGGGGGCAGCGTAAGGCGGTTTTTGTTGGAGGATGCATTATTGCATTGGGGCATTTCACGATGGCTGGCCCACTGGTAGGTTTCCCGGATAACGGCAGTTTTTTCCTAGGGTTGATGTTCATTGTCATTGGCACAGGTCTGCTTAAGCCGAATGTAAGTACCATGGTCGGAGACTTGTATCCAGAAGGTGGTGCAAGGCGGGATGCAGGGTTTTCGATTTTTTATATGGGAATCAATCTTGGGGCATTTGCCGGGCCAATCCTGACCGGATTACTGGGCGAAGCCTACAATTGGCATTATGGATTCTCTCTGGCAGGCGTAGGCATGATCTTCGGACTGATTCAGTATCGTATGGGCACAAAATATTTGGGGGATGCCGGCTTGCTGAAATCAGATGTATCCGAAGATACATTAAAGAGAAAAACGCGCGTTACTTATATCGTTTTGGCTTCCTCATTTGTGATTGCTGCTGTGGCAGGCACGCTACTTTTGCAGGCGCTCCCCCTGGAGACACTCGCTGCCTGGCTTGGGTATGCGGTGATCGGAATTGCAGTGGCATTTTTTGCTTACCTCCTCATTTTCACTAACCATACCAAATTGGAAAAGAAGCGTTTGGTTGTCATTTTCTGGTTATTCATTCTGGCCGCCATTTTCTGGTCGGGATTTGAGCAGGCAGGATCATCCCTCAACCTATTTGCCCGTGATTCTACGGATCGGATGTTGGGTGGATGGGAATTGCCGGCCAGTTGGCTTCAATCGGTCAACTCCACGTTCATCATCATTCTTGCACCTGTATTTGGTTCTCTCTGGATTACGTTGGCCAGACTTAAGCGAAATCCATCCATTCCCGCAAAATTTGCTCTTGGATTATTAGGGCTGGCGGGGGGCTTTTTTGTCATTGCCTGGGGCGCGGCGAATGCAGAGGATGGGTCCCTGGTATCTCCGGTCTGGCTAGTTGTCATGTATTTTCTGCACACGGTGGGAGAATTGAGCTTAAGTCCGGTTGGGCTTTCTTCAATCACCAAGTTGGCACCTGTAGGAAGGGTGGGGCAAATGATGGGGGTATGGTTTATTGGAACTGCACTGGGCAACTTGTTCGCAGGACTCGTTGCAGGGCAACTGGAGACGCTGGATGCGGCGGCTCTATTTGGCAACGTAGCGATGATCATTGGGGTTTCAGGGGTTGTGGCCCTTGCCGCGTTCCCATTCATCAAGCGTCTGATGGGAGACGTAGATTAG
- a CDS encoding FkbM family methyltransferase: MPSSEGPKHYIKRFARRLGFDVIRFNARSSPVARRIKLFQHFEIGCVLDVGASTGGYGAELRSTGYDQRIISFEPSSDAFRVLEARASRDALWDTVQLALGKESGEATLNLSNNLESNSILRIKDRHTAAYPQAKYVGQEVIAVDTLDHVFDRYCTTDTPIFLKIDAQGYEHQVLLGAEASLAHIRGVQVELSLEPMYENETPFLEVITYLQAHGFNLMSLQPVIDDPVTGQLLQVDGLFFRPLTE; the protein is encoded by the coding sequence ATGCCATCTAGTGAAGGGCCAAAACATTACATTAAGCGTTTTGCACGACGCCTCGGTTTTGATGTCATACGATTCAACGCGCGCTCTTCACCTGTGGCAAGACGAATTAAGTTATTCCAGCACTTTGAAATAGGTTGCGTGCTTGATGTCGGAGCAAGTACCGGCGGATATGGCGCTGAGCTCCGTTCCACTGGCTATGATCAGCGCATTATCTCATTTGAACCATCTTCTGATGCGTTTCGCGTGCTTGAAGCCCGTGCAAGCCGGGATGCCCTCTGGGACACAGTTCAGCTCGCACTCGGAAAGGAATCAGGTGAAGCGACGCTGAACCTCTCTAACAATCTTGAGAGCAATTCCATTCTACGTATAAAGGATCGCCACACAGCGGCTTACCCCCAAGCGAAGTATGTCGGGCAAGAGGTCATTGCAGTAGATACTCTTGACCATGTGTTTGATCGCTACTGTACCACCGATACTCCTATCTTTTTGAAGATTGATGCCCAAGGTTACGAGCACCAAGTACTCTTGGGTGCCGAAGCTTCATTAGCGCACATCAGAGGAGTCCAGGTCGAATTATCGCTCGAGCCGATGTATGAGAATGAGACGCCTTTCTTGGAAGTCATCACATACCTCCAGGCACACGGGTTTAACCTCATGTCTCTTCAGCCGGTCATTGACGATCCTGTTACAGGTCAATTGCTCCAGGTTGATGGACTTTTTTTCAGGCCACTCACCGAGTGA
- a CDS encoding glycosyltransferase family 4 protein, translated as MDRQPICNVPDREEDPSHSRESQQMNMPHLVLFDLNATGHHGQYVKQLTQYWCARTFRGHLSIMVTPSLLKKHPDLVELVKRCDRADIRELPELPSSGSLVQTARMQGHILKNSLNELKPTHCLLLDFDHFQLSLSFGLRFKHPVSISGIYFRPFLRAGQRIRFRDGLGDFARYMRKRIFLAAALRNPHFKHLFSLDPYFAEEYSSPTVRILPLPDGVEPQLPSISPSETRCKWGVESERRLALFFGSLAERKGVTQTLDAVRLLSRENQTKLCLALVGHVAPAYQDALMEQLDILKKSSRVQIVKVLRFVSDTEMINLFSASDLILLPYQRHAGSSGILVRAAQAGKPVLGSNYGLIGRYIRDFGLGIEVESSRPDDIASGMSQWLESPQNFPFDTIKASTFGDHHTAEGFSEVIFNQIYGHLA; from the coding sequence ATGGATCGGCAACCAATTTGCAATGTGCCTGACCGGGAAGAAGACCCATCTCATTCAAGGGAGAGCCAACAAATGAATATGCCGCACCTTGTTCTTTTTGACCTGAATGCTACTGGCCATCATGGCCAGTATGTAAAGCAGCTCACGCAATATTGGTGTGCGCGAACATTTCGAGGCCACCTATCTATTATGGTCACGCCCTCGCTCTTGAAAAAACATCCCGACCTAGTTGAGCTGGTCAAGCGATGTGACCGTGCTGATATCCGGGAATTGCCTGAGCTGCCCTCGTCAGGAAGCCTTGTCCAGACTGCCAGAATGCAGGGGCACATCCTTAAGAATTCTCTGAACGAGTTGAAGCCTACACACTGCCTGCTATTGGATTTTGACCATTTCCAACTCTCTCTCTCTTTCGGACTCAGGTTTAAACATCCAGTTTCAATTTCAGGAATATATTTTCGGCCTTTTCTACGTGCTGGACAGCGGATCAGGTTTCGGGATGGTCTTGGTGATTTTGCGCGATATATGCGCAAACGTATTTTTTTAGCCGCGGCACTTCGCAATCCACATTTTAAACATCTTTTCAGCCTTGATCCGTACTTCGCAGAAGAATACAGTTCTCCAACTGTGCGTATTCTTCCGCTGCCAGACGGCGTTGAGCCACAGCTTCCTTCCATCAGTCCATCAGAGACACGGTGTAAATGGGGCGTGGAATCCGAACGTAGATTAGCACTCTTCTTTGGCAGTTTAGCCGAACGTAAAGGTGTCACTCAAACGTTGGATGCAGTCCGCTTACTTTCCCGCGAAAATCAAACCAAACTGTGCTTGGCACTCGTTGGACACGTGGCACCTGCTTATCAGGACGCACTAATGGAACAGTTAGATATCTTAAAAAAGTCGTCCAGAGTGCAGATAGTAAAGGTATTGCGATTTGTATCCGATACGGAGATGATCAATCTATTTTCCGCCTCTGATCTTATTCTGTTGCCCTATCAGCGACACGCCGGATCCAGTGGCATTCTGGTTCGTGCTGCCCAGGCTGGTAAACCAGTATTGGGAAGCAATTATGGACTTATCGGGCGTTACATCCGTGATTTTGGACTCGGTATTGAAGTCGAATCTTCCAGACCAGATGACATAGCCAGCGGTATGTCGCAGTGGTTAGAATCGCCACAAAACTTTCCATTTGACACAATAAAAGCTTCAACGTTTGGTGATCATCATACAGCAGAGGGCTTTTCTGAAGTCATCTTTAACCAGATTTATGGTCACCTCGCTTAA
- a CDS encoding glycosyltransferase family 4 protein, producing MRVLIHDFGAYAFPVTLSQALQDRGHDVGHAYCDSLVTTPHNVCDSPADFTLLPVQTSRPLNKYNLVQRWIQEQEYGRLAARVILNFNPDIVISANAPLSAQERILRSCKQNGIPFVFWLQDLIGLATSRVLKSKLPLISSVIGRYFQSLEGRLLRRSDAVISITEDFTPALQKFGIIPDRCYVIENWGTLDRFQGNPSIWAQRNKLNQRPILLYAGTLSMKHNPAILLHLAQQVGSRAQIIVVSQGAGADWLTKVITEHNLDNLTVLPYQEADQLPAMYASAQLLLVLLTEDAGQFSVPSKVLTCLCAGRPVLAAIPKENLAARIIEDSGAGFIIDPNDHVGFVQKAQLLLDEPELCQAMGESARRWADEKFEIGKITDQFEHVLKQASA from the coding sequence ATGCGAGTATTGATCCACGATTTCGGGGCCTACGCCTTCCCGGTTACGCTGAGTCAAGCTCTTCAAGATCGTGGACATGATGTCGGTCACGCCTATTGTGACAGCCTAGTCACAACCCCTCATAATGTATGTGATAGCCCTGCCGACTTCACGCTCCTACCTGTCCAAACCTCTCGCCCACTCAACAAATACAATCTCGTTCAGCGGTGGATTCAGGAACAGGAATATGGGCGCTTGGCTGCTCGTGTCATTCTGAATTTTAACCCGGATATCGTGATTTCTGCAAATGCACCGCTCAGTGCACAGGAACGCATCCTGAGATCATGCAAACAAAACGGTATCCCATTTGTGTTCTGGCTCCAGGACCTGATTGGATTGGCAACTTCCAGGGTCCTCAAATCGAAGCTACCCCTTATTTCTTCTGTCATTGGTCGCTACTTTCAGTCACTTGAGGGACGATTGCTTCGAAGGAGTGATGCTGTAATTTCAATCACGGAGGATTTTACTCCTGCCCTTCAGAAATTTGGGATTATACCTGATCGCTGCTATGTGATCGAAAACTGGGGTACTCTGGATAGATTTCAAGGTAATCCTTCGATATGGGCACAAAGAAATAAACTCAATCAACGCCCGATTCTACTTTATGCGGGTACATTGAGCATGAAGCACAATCCTGCTATCCTGCTACATCTTGCACAACAGGTCGGTAGTCGTGCTCAAATTATAGTCGTTTCTCAGGGAGCAGGTGCAGATTGGCTTACGAAAGTAATTACTGAGCATAATCTCGATAACCTGACGGTTTTACCCTACCAGGAAGCGGATCAACTACCTGCGATGTATGCCAGTGCACAACTGCTTCTGGTTTTACTCACTGAGGATGCAGGACAGTTTTCCGTGCCATCAAAAGTGCTGACCTGTCTCTGCGCGGGCCGGCCAGTTCTTGCGGCCATCCCCAAGGAAAATCTTGCAGCGCGGATAATTGAGGACTCAGGGGCAGGATTTATCATAGATCCAAACGATCACGTTGGATTTGTTCAGAAAGCCCAACTACTTCTAGATGAACCGGAGTTATGTCAGGCCATGGGTGAAAGTGCTCGGAGATGGGCAGACGAAAAATTTGAGATCGGTAAAATCACCGATCAGTTTGAGCATGTCCTTAAACAGGCATCTGCATGA
- a CDS encoding O-antigen ligase family protein, with amino-acid sequence MQQVGIQLSPLKLYRAGNALIVTGLILSLGLILALASTGYVPYLIALPAAVLGVIAARILLAYPLLNLMIAILGFVLVASNEEGFQVIEIAYAAYLYAFLLTWFLRHAISESSDILTEKTDLALAVFLGLLPATLILTYFFRGDFLVAFSELVSLSMLLVYFPVKHAVVHHRIGPKLMLTTVVMMSVVVAITNSFEYASDLSNATHLSHISGSRVVVNDALLTIGSLMSLTLLVYARNPISLLLSASAVALTFAGLIMTQARGAWLAFMLGAFVLVLLVRTPERVKILTIGTIISVLILGIGYILIGPFLNVIIEGIAERFSTIATAFTQDLSLVNRFRETQAVLEKIIMNPLIGYGPGVSYVFYDIVHQSTDIDSFVHNGYVGLWYKYGLWGLGLVLYFWYSTVKLGLHAFRSDTADHWTRLAGLAGAIPLIALTITTLVGNPFFLKNQLFIIAIAAGLAVGAGERSSNRAVAPNSHT; translated from the coding sequence ATGCAACAAGTTGGGATTCAACTCTCTCCCCTGAAGCTCTACCGCGCCGGAAATGCCTTGATCGTAACTGGGCTCATTCTCAGCCTAGGTCTGATCCTCGCCCTGGCCAGTACCGGATATGTCCCATATTTAATCGCACTACCTGCAGCGGTTCTAGGAGTTATCGCAGCAAGAATTTTACTTGCATACCCCCTCCTCAACCTGATGATAGCCATTTTGGGGTTTGTACTGGTAGCCTCCAATGAAGAAGGGTTCCAAGTAATTGAGATTGCCTATGCAGCCTATCTCTATGCATTCCTCCTGACGTGGTTTTTACGCCATGCGATTTCTGAATCATCCGACATCCTGACCGAAAAAACAGACTTAGCACTGGCAGTTTTCCTGGGATTGCTTCCGGCAACCTTAATCCTAACATATTTCTTCCGTGGGGACTTTCTAGTGGCATTCAGCGAGTTGGTTTCACTCTCTATGCTACTGGTTTACTTCCCGGTTAAACACGCCGTCGTTCATCATCGGATAGGTCCAAAGCTCATGCTCACTACCGTGGTTATGATGAGCGTTGTGGTGGCTATTACAAATTCATTTGAATATGCATCGGATTTGTCAAATGCCACACATTTATCGCATATTTCTGGATCACGAGTGGTTGTGAACGACGCGCTTCTCACGATTGGTTCACTCATGAGCCTAACCCTGTTGGTCTATGCCCGAAATCCTATTTCACTGCTACTTTCTGCAAGTGCCGTGGCACTCACGTTCGCTGGATTGATCATGACGCAGGCCCGGGGAGCCTGGCTGGCATTTATGCTTGGGGCGTTCGTCCTCGTCCTACTTGTTCGTACCCCGGAACGAGTCAAAATACTGACGATCGGCACCATCATAAGTGTCCTGATCCTTGGCATCGGATATATCCTGATTGGTCCATTTCTGAATGTGATTATCGAGGGGATTGCGGAACGTTTTAGCACAATTGCTACGGCATTTACGCAAGATCTGTCTCTCGTGAACCGATTCCGGGAGACTCAAGCCGTGCTCGAGAAAATTATAATGAATCCCCTGATCGGATATGGGCCTGGCGTATCCTACGTGTTTTACGATATCGTTCATCAGTCAACGGACATAGATTCGTTTGTGCACAATGGATATGTCGGTCTCTGGTACAAATATGGCCTTTGGGGGCTCGGATTAGTACTATATTTCTGGTATTCGACTGTAAAACTGGGACTGCATGCATTTCGGAGTGATACAGCAGATCACTGGACTCGTTTGGCTGGCTTGGCGGGTGCTATCCCCCTTATCGCATTGACCATTACCACCCTGGTTGGGAATCCATTTTTTCTGAAGAATCAGTTATTTATTATTGCCATCGCGGCAGGATTAGCGGTTGGCGCCGGCGAGCGATCATCAAATCGGGCTGTTGCGCCTAATAGCCATACCTAA
- a CDS encoding lipopolysaccharide biosynthesis protein, whose protein sequence is MMTNSKTSEIVWSLARTILARRWFILGVTGFAGIAAVIISLFLPNWYMAETRLLIPGQTSSGLLSSMIGGPIGSSASSLLGGLVSDYQQELAILDSRSVKQSVIEEFDLIEVYDLADSDAPMEYAIEELEGNIEFVVDNEYNYLAVQVYDKEAQRAADMANFFVLRLNEIGIDLSTRTARSYRITVENRYQATEDSLTSVLSALNTLQEETGVLDLPAQGAAFMEGLTEWRSEIFRAELEYGTLLSLYGPDHSQTRAAQQAVERAMESYDRALEGQERLMPVPQDSLPDVALEFVRLEKEFLVLTTLLEFARPVLEEALLAEEREAKSVQVLDPAIAPTEKARPWRAAICVVSTFSGFLLSLLYALISAWWKRNHLLIASKLSPGGVV, encoded by the coding sequence ATGATGACCAATTCCAAAACATCGGAGATTGTCTGGTCTTTGGCTCGGACAATCCTGGCTCGGCGATGGTTTATCCTTGGAGTCACGGGATTTGCCGGCATCGCGGCGGTGATCATTAGCCTTTTCCTCCCAAACTGGTATATGGCAGAAACACGTCTTCTGATCCCCGGACAAACATCTTCCGGCTTGCTTTCGAGTATGATCGGCGGACCTATCGGCAGCAGTGCCTCCTCCCTTCTTGGAGGACTAGTCAGCGACTACCAACAAGAGCTTGCTATATTGGACAGCCGTAGCGTAAAGCAAAGTGTTATCGAAGAGTTTGATCTCATTGAGGTGTATGACCTTGCCGACAGCGATGCTCCCATGGAGTACGCGATTGAAGAGTTAGAAGGAAATATTGAGTTCGTCGTCGACAACGAATACAACTACCTTGCAGTCCAAGTTTATGACAAAGAAGCCCAACGGGCAGCTGACATGGCGAATTTCTTTGTCTTACGATTAAATGAGATTGGGATCGATCTATCTACAAGAACCGCTAGGTCCTACCGTATCACGGTCGAAAACCGTTACCAGGCAACGGAGGACAGTCTCACTAGCGTTCTATCGGCACTCAACACACTCCAGGAGGAGACCGGCGTGCTGGATCTGCCGGCGCAGGGAGCTGCATTTATGGAGGGGCTGACCGAATGGCGATCCGAGATTTTTCGCGCTGAACTTGAATATGGAACTCTGCTGTCTCTCTATGGCCCCGACCATTCCCAGACGCGTGCTGCGCAACAGGCCGTCGAACGAGCTATGGAATCCTATGATCGTGCTTTAGAGGGACAAGAGCGACTCATGCCCGTACCGCAGGATAGTCTTCCGGACGTTGCACTTGAGTTTGTTCGATTGGAGAAAGAATTTCTCGTCTTGACGACTCTGCTGGAGTTTGCACGTCCAGTACTAGAAGAGGCTCTATTGGCTGAGGAGCGTGAAGCAAAATCAGTACAAGTACTCGATCCTGCCATCGCACCCACAGAGAAAGCCCGTCCCTGGCGTGCGGCAATCTGCGTCGTCAGTACGTTCTCGGGCTTCCTGCTCTCCCTGCTTTATGCGCTCATCAGTGCCTGGTGGAAACGCAATCATCTTCTGATTGCCTCGAAGCTGTCCCCCGGTGGAGTAGTGTAA